In Falco peregrinus isolate bFalPer1 chromosome 9, bFalPer1.pri, whole genome shotgun sequence, the genomic stretch cttgcttACCTACAGTCCTACCAGCCAAATTTCTTGGTCTTTGCAGTTCTCTACAGTTCTAGTGGTTGGAAGCTGAGGAAGAACCTGTGGAGGATCTGCTTTTGAGGAATGGTCTGGGTctgaagggaccttaaagaccatctagttcccACCCCCTGCTGtggacagggacacctcccatgagaccaggttgctccaagccccccTGTCCAAGGGTTGGATGCtgtcagggatggggcacccacagctgctcttggcagcctgtgccaatgcatcaccaccctcacagcaaagaatttcttacTAAATCTAATCTACAcataccctctttcagtttaaagccgccccccttgccctatcactacatgcccctgtaaaaagcccctctccagctttcttgtcggccccctttaggcactggaatGTGCTGTAAgatctccctggagccttctcttctccaggctgaactgccccaactctctcagcctgtcttcagcagagaggtgctccagccccctgagcgTCTTTGTGGCCtccctgctccaacaggtccatgtccttatgTTTGGgtctccagagctgaacacagtactgtGGGTGGGTTATCATGACCATGCAGAAGAGACATTGGTCTTTGGATCTTCTCAAGGCTCCAGGTAAGTTAATGATTGCAGTTGCTCAGTTGCAAGCTTTTAATCTCTTAAGGTTTCTGTTTTAAGGGGTGCCTCAATGGCTAGAAGCAGGTATCCCCAGTGCTGATCACCAACAAAGCTAAAGCTGTGTCTTCATCCCCCAAAGAAATGAGGTTAATTTTAAGAAGCTCAAGGGGATGTGGCAGCCTGTAGAATGGAGCTGAGCATCCTACAGTGATGAGCACTGTAAAAACAAGGGGGTTTTTCAGATACTTGAGAGATTGACACAGGGATGGTCTAGCAGAGAACACGAAGTAGAATGCTAGGatgaaagagcagcagctgacagGAGTAAGGACTGCAGTagggggcacaggggctgcgGCGGCACCTCTGTCCTCAGCAGTTTTGTGAAGCTCTTTACTAGCTGCAGACCTGGAGGAATATCACTTTGGATCTCAGAAAAAGAAGCCAGTCCCTGGCAGGAAGGAGAGTGAGAGATTCCATGGCCTAACCTTGTTGTGAGGAGAGGAGCAACTGTGTTTTGGTGTGGAATTGGCAGAGAAATTTGTGATCTTTCTTGGGCTTCAAGCATAGTATCTGTTAAAACTTTAATgcaaggtttttttggtgttaaaGAGAGAAATGGTGTGGGCGTAAAGATGTGCTGGCAGGTGTTAAGaggtggctgtgcagctgggCGTCTTGTGTGTTGGCAACCTCAGTTGTCAGGCCCCAGGTAAAAGAGTTGCTACCACAGGGTAACTTTGCAGCGGCAATGGCTGAGCACACAGCAAGATGTGAACTTGTTACCTGTGGTTTTGGTCCAGCAAGGGGACATCACTTGTCTTTAACAGTGCTTGGGATGTCCTTAAAGCCAAGTGGTGCCTGTTGGAGCTGGGAGCATGCTTTTGAGGAGCCTCTGTCCCCTCCGTGGAGGTGTCATCCTCTCTGCGTTTCCCCAGCTTCATTTCCAAGTTTGCAAAGGCTGTGCTCACAGCTGCTGGGATTTAGCTGCCCACAGGTGACAGCTGTTTTGGTTTgtcagaaacacaaaagcagcagaggctggtCTGGTCTGGGGCAAGCAGGGTCTCAAAAACTGAAGAAGCAGAATGTAGAGCTTTGTCTTCAAGCACTGTTAAGTCACACTTATATCTGACCACTGGGTATAGTGTTTGCTGAGACCTTTTGGGACAgcagtgtccctgcccacactTCCTAGggtgtttcatttcaaagatGTCCGTTCATACTCTGCCAGGCAAATGAGTGGAGGAGGATGCAGGATGCACAAAGCTCCTGGCCTTGGAGAAGCTGCTTTGGTGGGGAAGGAaccacctccagctgctggggatgggAAGTCTGGAGAGAGGTCTGAAAATGGAGCAGGCTGAGACTGTCTTGCAAAAGCTGAACTATCCTCCTATGAGTATTTTGTTAATAACGGGCAATGCCCATTATACCCTCAGGCTGTCGGAGGGCACTAGTGAAACATTGCCACTGCCACAGCAAAGGAGGGTTTACACCTCGCTGTGTTAAGGAGCATTGAGTGAGCTAGTGGAGCTGCGCAcgctgggaagagctgggggGATTAGATGGTTCTTTGAAGGATGAGAAAGTAGGACACACCTCAGCTGACTTCCCCAGGTCCAAACAGCCCAGCACTCAACACACTCTGTCTCCCAAAACAACAGACGTCCAGGATAGATCAGGGCAGAGGATGAATTTTTCAGATCTGGCAGCCAAACAGCCAAGCACATGCACCAAGCCAAGAAGCAGGGGCTGATGTTGTTGCAGGGGGAAGTAATTTGCACAAACCTGAAGCATTTTGTTCAGCCCAGAATGAAACAACCTCTTCCaacttccatttattttactggTGTTTTTTAGCTCAACCTCTGAAAGTAGcgtagggagaaaaaaattaaatatttcagccaGTTTGATTTCAGATATATCCATGGCAAACCAGGCCTCCCCCACTGTTACGTCTTTTTGGTCAAAACTCTGCCAAGCGGGAGCTGTTGGTGACCCTCGCCCAGGCTGGGGGTCCCGCCCGCGGCCACTGGCCCCGTGCTGGCCTGAGCTGCCCGGCAGCCGCAGCCTGCCCGGGCACacggtgctgctggggctggcagcagcgggAGCCGCCGGTGCCAGCGCTGAGCCCGGCCGGCCTCGCCCGCAGGCACCCACCggcgccggccgccccgccgggcctGGCCCCCAGAGCACCGGGCGTGAGAGGCCGCGGGGGCGCGCAGGCCGCGCCGTGCAGCGCCACCCGCGGGGTGCCGGCCGCCCCTGGCCGCCGTGGCGGTGGCTGGCACAATGGCTTGAGCCTCCCTTGGCGAGTTCACCTGAATATGCGGCGACACAACGCACGAGACCGCTCCCCGGAGTCTCCCGCAGCCGCCCGGGGACCGGGCTACGCAGGCCTGGCCCGGGTCGGGGCCGGGTGGCGCTCGGCCTGGGCCGCGGCTGCCGCTCGGGCCGCGGCAGGCGCCTGCGGCGGGCTGGgcctccccccggccccggccgcccccccccgcaggGAGGAGCCGCGAGGCcaccgggcccggcccggccccttCCGGCGGCAGCGGCTGCGGCGGCGAtggcggtgccggtgccggcggaggcgggggcaggggcaggccgGCAGCGAGCCCTGGCCGCTGCCTCGCCTGTGGACTACATGAGCATCACCAGCTTCCCCCGGCTGCCCGAGGAggaggcgggcggcgcgggcgaGGGCGGCCTCCGCGCCCGGAAGGAGGAGGACGCGTTCCTGGGCGAGCAGGACACGGGTGAGGGGCGGCGGCCGAGCCCCCGGTGCCCCCGGCTCCCTCCCGCTGCGGCCACCGCCCGCCCTGCGGGCCGCCCTCCGCGGCTGCCGgcaccggccccgccgcctgccTTGCGGGGACGCGCGGGGGAggccggggcagcgggggcgcGGCGCGGTGCCGCCAGCGGGGCGGCTGTCAGACGCCGGGCCCCGGCCCTGGGGACGGCCCTTCGCCTGTCGGTGACCGGCCGGCCCTCCCAGGAGTCACAGAGCGCTCCTGCCCCGCCGCATCGCGCCTCTCCAGGGCACAGGGCTCTGCCCGGGGCCCCTGTCCGAGGTCCcccgtgccccccgccccccgcgctgTCCCCTGCCGGTTCCCCCGCCCGGTCTCGCCCCGCGCGGTTGTGGCGGAGGCGCCGGGCCTGCGGGCGCCGCTCTCCCGAAAGGCTCTCACCGGCCCGTTGGAGCCTCCCCGGGCGCCTcaggggctgggtgggagctgcGTGCCGCGTTAccggccgggccggcggggaggGAGCTCAGGCCTCCGGTCCTTGCTGCCCAGGAGGTCTCGGTAAAAGGGGGAAGCCCCTGTTGTGCTGTCGGTGCTGGGGACTGAGCGGTCCCACACTGCAGCGCCTGCCAGAGCCCACCAGCATTTCCGGCCTCAGCTGTCCCCTCggcagcagctccagagctggGGTGGCCCTGGTTCCCCGGGCAGCCACGTCTCCTTCATGGCCCCCACAGAAGCCATGTAGGGCTCATTGGCTTCTCTTTCTAGTGTGAACGTCAGTGGTGGGACGGGCACCTGTGTGTTGGCCTCTTAGGCTGCTCCTTGCCCTCCATGCTCCCTGCTGAGCCCTTTCAGCCACTCCTGTTCCCACACCACggccctgctgtccccacacAGCACCAGCAGTTGCAGAGACCGAGTGACTTGCCAGAGGCCACGCGGGATGTCAGTGGTGGAGACCAAAGGGACTTCTGCATGGGTGGGAGAGGCCACCCTGGAGGGCCGTGGCTTGTCCTCTCCCATGGTTGCTCCCTGGGATGTTTGTGTCCCCTGGTCCTGGGCTGTCCTGTCACCAGCACtatgggagcagagcagagggacgCAGTCCCAGAGCGGTTGGGCAAAGGAGCCCAGCTCACTGTTTCCCACTGGTGGGGCTGGTACCCCACTGGGTGTGCAGGGGGCTGTATGGGACATCCCTCCACAATGGCATCCCCCACCAGGACAGTCATGGCCCCCACCGGTGGCGCCCCAGCCCATTGCCCGCCCCAGCCAGGCTTCCCTCTGCCCACACACTGCAGGCTCAGCTCACAGACCAGGCGTGCTGGGGAGGGACCCTGTGTGCGCTCAGAGGTGTGGGCTGGGAGAGTTGAGCCTCTCCCAGTCATGCTCCTAAGTCACCGCAATGTGAAGGAGATTAAATTCACCCTAAGGGCATTCCGTGGCTGCAGTGGGGTTACTGCTGGTTGCAGCgtcactgaaattaaaactaACACCCTGCCTGGCCCCAGGAGAGCTGCAGTCAAGGGGTCTTTAATGTCATGCCAAGGACAGGGCTGGTGGtccccaggagatgctgcctgCCAGAGCAGATGGAGAAGCATGGCAGGATGATGGGGGACACACAGTTTCCTGCTCATTCCCTTCTCCCTTACCCCAAACCTGGGAAATGTCCCCTCTGTGGAGAGACAAGCTTCTCATCTTGTCTTTTCTACTCGATGCTCCTCTTCTTCCCACCACAGATGTGTGGGGCACTGCAGCTCCCAATGGCTCTTGGCAGCTCCCTGAAAAATATTCAtccaggagctgtgggtgctgccccAAGCCGCTTGGTCCCATTTGGTGCCTGGCAGGGACGGGTATGTCCCCACggctgcaccagcagctccgtgtgcccagcagtgccagtgCAGAGGCAGGGCACGCTCAGCCAGCGTCCTCCCTGCCGCGAAGGCAGCTGATGCAGGCAGAAATTCAAGGCATCTTTTAGAGCAAAAGAGACTTTTTCATCCTGCTGAGCATTGTTTGCTGTCTGGTGGATGCCCAGCAAAACCCTGCCCTGTTGCATTTGCCATTTTGGAGCTGGGCGTTCGGCGAGCAGCTTGATTTCACAGTGGGCCTCGTCAGCTGGAGGAagcaagaaatgaaagcagagccTTTCCTGCCGTCGGAGCGGGTGGACGCCCCTCGGCCCTCTGGTTTGCAGGTTTGCTCCTCTCTGCCCTCACTTTGCCATGCTTCTGTAGAGGTATTTTCTGTGCCCAGGCCACTCATTTTGCTTCGCCTCTGTTTTGCTCAGGTGCTTTAGCTCAAGCATAGCTCCAAACAAGGCTGCTCGactctatttttatatatatatctatcttaATTTCCTCTTCTTCAGTCCTGCTGCATTTGAGAGATGTGTTTTCAAGTCAGTGCTGTGTTAAGAACCCCTCCAAATGGAGCAGTAACTGTGGGCCCATCACTGAAGACTGATGAATGGATTGAAATGGAGCAAAATTCAGGGGGGTTTGCCCCTCGTAATCTCCAGGGAATTCAGTTTGGAATAAGTAGAGCTAAAGGAAGGGATCAGTAAAATGACCTAAAGCAGCATCTGAACCAGAAAGTCTGTTGAGAGCTGGGATCAATAGGGAAGGTAATAGCCTTGCTGAAAGGGGCACGGTGTAATGTTAGCACTGGGTAAACACTGCAATAAGAGCCCTGTGTTGCTCAATAACTAACACTTGTTTTTTCGCCGCTGCCCACAAAGACCCAGACTCCTTCCTGAAGTCAGCGCGTCTCCAGCGCCTGCCCTCGTCCTCATCAGAGATGGGAAGCCAGGATGTGTCCCCTCTCCGGGAGACCAGCAAGGACCCTTTTTCCGGAGACTGCAGCTGCCGACAGGATGGGCTGACTGTCATCATCACTGCCTGCCTGACCTTTGCCACCGGGGTCACGGTGGCCCTGATCATGCAGATCTATTTTGGAGACCCTCAGGTAAGATGAAACAGTGGCTTTTGCAGTCAGGCTTTGGCTCCAAAAATAGGAGAAGCTCCCTAGCTTTCCTCCTTGCCAACAGTTCAGTGGGATAAGTGCTGGTGAACCCCAGCCAGTGTCAGTGAGATCCTGGGTGCTGAGTCTCTCTTGGCAATTCCATCCCAAATTGTCTCAAAAGGTTTTTCATGTCTGGGAGTCGTGCTCAGAGGGGTGAGCTGAGCTCTCAGTGCCTGCCCTGCGGCGTGGGTGACTGTGCCTGGCAGGTTTGGGGGCGCTGTTGGGGGCAAgtgggcagccctgctgctgtaaCTCCAGTTGCAGTTTGAGCCAGTTGTGAATGCTTTCAGAGAGCAATCCTTAGTTAAGCAGTAGGCATCTTTTGTACATCTCCACTTGGAGAGAGTTTTATGGATCTGTATGCCCAGGCTCACCTCTCAAAGGATGCGTCCCAGGACCAAGCAGGGAAATAGCTGAAAACAGGGCTGAACCTCCTGCTGATCTGTCGCACAGACCAGTGCTAAACTgcagagcaaaggcagcatGGCCATGGGGTCATAACTTCCTGCAGAACATCTCCTGCCAGGTACTGCAGCCTGAGAAAGGCCAAGGAACAGTCAGTAGTCACCATCATCTTCTTTATAtgctgcccagcagggcagAGCGCCTACAAGTCCATGTGGAAgagatttgccttttttttttaatttattgctcTCTCACTGGCATGCAAAATGCAGCCACTGGGAGTGGAGTGGCTTGGCTCCATGGCTGGCTGGGGTGCAGCACTGGAATGAGGCTGCACAGCctttcacagcactgctggaaGGGCCAGTCCTGCCCGCCAGCCTGCCATGGCCCTTCTGTCGTTGCACTTCTTGGGGCTGTTCTGGCTCGTGCCGAGATGCTGCAATTTGCACCATAGGATTAAAATGAACCTTTGCAAACTTCCTGTGGCTGCTGTAGCACCGGCGCCAGGGAAGGATGAGAACAAGCCATGGAACTGGGGCGGAAGCTGCAGTCTTTGCAGCTGTATTCCCATTTCCAGTGACTGCATTGCTGCAGCACAGTGACGGCATGCCATCGCCCATTGCTCTTGAGGGTTAGTCTGACGCTGCTCTGGGGTGGCCCACCAGCTTAGCATGTCTGCTGCCGAAAGCTGGCTGAGCGATGGCCATGGCTACATGCAGAGtagccacagctgccctggtgcAGGGATGTGCCAAGGGACATATTACTCCCACCAGCATTTGGAGGAATCTAAAAATGCAGATTGGCCACAGCCTTGGCAGTGGCCTCAGCCTTCAGGTCccacagagctggcagaaggcagccccagcacccctcccTGGGCACAATGCCTCTCCTCTTCTGGCAGATCTTCCACCACGGTGCTGTGGTCACAGACGCTGCCTGCTGCACGGCGCTGGGCATAGAGGTGCTCAACAAGCAGGGCTCCTCCGTAGATGCAGCCATCGCCTCAGCCCTCTGCGCGGGAATCGTCAACCCCCACACATCAGGGATTGGCGGGTAAGTGTTGATCACTCACCCCCATGCTGTTGTCTGCAGTTGTCCTCAAGCAGGTGATATCCCCACCAGCTGAGATGTGCCTTTGTGGTAGCCCTAGTCCCAGCATGTGGTACCAGGTCTCTGACACCAGGCGGTGGATGTGTCCACATCTGCACAGGGGCAGGGAACCCTCCTGTGCACCAAGTTGACAGCGAGGGACAGAGACCCCCAGGGAGGGAAAAGCTGCATCTGCTATAGTGGCTGCCAGGAAGGTCCAAGCCTCAGGCTCACGAGGGTTGAAAACGTGACCACAGGCTGCCAAGCCCCTCCATGAGTGTGCCAGGAGCTTGCAACACCCTGGGCTCAGTCCCAGTGCTTTCAGAGATTGAGTGCTTCCCTCCATTAGCTcggcttctgctgcagcaggagcctgaGGTCCAAGCCCAGCTTtgggcagctgccagggaaggCACAGCAGTGAGGGGTGGCCTCCTCCCCATCCACATCCCCAGGGTCGCATCCACGTGAGCCTGGTGCTGTTGGCTCTGAGGGAGGTCTTGGGAGCATTGCGTAAAGCACCACCTGATAGCTTCTCCAGACTGCCACAGGTTGCCGTTGTAAGCAAAACCCCTCTTTTGTTGCCAAACTGCTCAGATTAGAAAGAAAATCCCAGATAGTCCCAGCCTGGCAGTGGAACAGAGCCAGTGGccccctggccaggctggcagggactgATCCAGCCTCACTGCAGCCTCAGCACAGGGGCTGCCTGCGTCCCGCACTAGCCCTGGCTCGGTGGTCCCAGACTGCTCTcaggggaagggcagcagcGTTCCCCTGCACCGCTGGCCAGCCTGGGgttgctgctggggctggtgacCTGCTATGATTGCCCTGTCATGCTaggactggccccagccccagtggcACCCACACTCTTCATTTTGGCTTTATGGCAGCAGCTGTTGGAGGTACAACCAGTGCCATGCTGTGACCCCCGTCTCGTTGCAGGGGTGGGGTGATGCTGGTCCACGACATCCGGAAGAACAGGAGCTGGGTGATCGACTTCCGTGAGGTGGCTCCTCTGGGCATCCCACTGGAGGGGGACCTGCAGAAGGACACCAAGGTGAGGACCAGTGCCCGCGGCTGACCCCTCCAGGGCTGTAGCCGGCTGATGTCTCCAGCTCTCCTCTTCCCACAGCTCTCGGGCCAAGGGGGAGGTGCCTGGTGAAGTGACAGGAGACCTCTCCCACCATGGGCAATCCTGGGCCCTTACAGACATGGGGAGTCCAGGGAAAATGCTTCTCTGGCAGCCCCAAAATGCTTGAAGCCTTACAGGGTTTGGGGAGTAAAGAGGCATGTCTCTCTGGCAGTGGGGAGCCAGGAGAACAAGAGCCCTGGGAAGGAGCACAATCCCATGTCGTTCTGCTGAGTTATTTCTCCTGATCAAACTGGGTTGAGATCATGATTGAATTTGCctatttccttcaaaaaaatttTATTCCCTAATTTAGCATGTTAGTGCAGACCTCATCCCTCTCCTAAAAGCCATGCGGGCACTTCCAATGTGAACATGACTTGCCTCTCCTTGACTTGCAGTTGGGGATTATATCCTGTGTCCTCATGGGCAGGAGCCTACTCTTCCTTTTTGTCCTTCCTGTGTTACAGCCAGGTCTGCTCGTGGGGGTGCCAGGCATGATACAGGGAATGCAGCAGGCGCACCAGTTACACGGGAGGTAAGACACAAGGCTGGCACAGGTGGGCTGTCCTCGTGCTGCAcaggctgtgccctgggggTCCCTGTGGGGGAGCTGTGAGCACACGAGCCCTTGCCATCAGACCATGTTCTCAGTTGCCAGTCAAAGCCATTAGCTAAGGGGTACTTGGAGGATGGTGTTGAAAAATACGTTAATTTATTGGTACTTCatttaacaaaagaaagaattcaATTCAGCTTGGTCAggttttctgcaaagcaaaattgTGGCTAACAAGACGGATAATAAACATTCTTTTAGAAGTAGGTGCATAACGTTTTCATGCATGTCtgcattttcattctctttagCTGGACCCTAAGGAGTGTGGCTGTCCTTGATGCTCTGTTGGGACTGGGAGGGAGGGATCTCAATGACTTGCTCAGGGCTGGAGCCTGGCTTGAGATTTTGCTCCACAGATGCCCATTCCCCATCCTTACACCGGCATTCCTCTCTGATGCACGTTGTGGAGCACTGAGGTGATCCTGCTAAACCCACTGAAAGCTCAGTGCTCCTTTTGGCCACCACTGGCCCCACAGCCTGGTCCTTCAGGAGCCCCCTGACCACAGAGCCGACTCCTGCACTtgctccccaccaccctgccctgctgcagccctccaATGCACATTTCTCCTTGtcctttctcctttgcagaCTCCCATGGTCTGAGCTGCTGGGCCTCGTGGCCAGTGTTGCCCAGGATGGGTTTAATGTCACACACGATTTGGGTAAGTACCCGATGAGTAGCCAAGGGTGGCTGCTTAGCGTGGAGGAGCATGTTGGTCACTGCTCGAGTGTGAGGCAGCTGGGGATGTAGATGGTTATTCATGGGAAATTCAGGCTCTTTGGACCTAGAGGTGGATGGTGTTGGGAGCTGAGCAACACGTGAGCCATGGTCTGCAAGGGGAGAGCATGGTGGCAGCAAAACTGATGCCCTTTCCCAGGGCTGgtcagggaaagggaagagcagcCCACGCTGGGCAGCCACCCAGGGCCAGCCAGGGAAGAGcactggggttttgttgggtttccTTCCCAGCTAATGCGTGCATGATCCAGCCACCCTCTAGTTTTGAAATGGGTGAGAGGCAGTGGCATGCCTCCAAAATCCCCGTCAGGTACACAGTGACTCCCGAGTTCCTGCACCCTGGCTTTTCTGGACGTCCTTCCCCTTCTCACCCACAGCCAAAGCCATAAGTGAACTGAAGGACCTGAACTACTCTGACAAATTTCGGGAGATCTTCCTACCAGATGGCCGGCCCTTGCTGCCTGGCATGTTCGTCAGGCGCCTGGACCTCGCAGCTGTCCTGGAGCTGGTGGGGGCAGAAGGGTCGTCAGCTTTCTACCGTGGAAACTTAACCCAGGAGATAATCTCCGAGGTGAGTCACGTCTGTCCCTGTCTCTGTCCCAGACCACACAGCACAGTCCGGGCTGGGGGTGCCACCTGCCATGTCACCTGCTTAAGGTGACAGCCTGGAGATAAGCCATAGCCAATGTGCCAGCACAATTGGGGGAAAAATGCATGCagcctcctttttctttcctgtccctGTCACAGCAGTGGTGTAAGTGACACATGGGTCAATTACACAGCCTAGAGAAGTAAAAACTCCATTTCCTCTATAACCaggacagactttttttcaaagggaaaaaaaaatatctccatttCAAGACCAGCTCTATGCTGAGTTACCATTAGTGACATCCCCTTTTCCCCCATAACGGGAGGTGCCCCACTGTTGAGAAGCAAATTTTTGTTGTTAAGGGAACTGTAAGATATAGACACTAGGAagatggtttaaaaataaaaactgtgagCCTTGTGAGCAGAGAATCAGACAGGCTTGGTCCCACTTAGGGTTGCTCTATCTTAACTCCTCTTGGTAGAggtgctctggaaaaaaaagtaacaacaacaaagtaGCTAttatggtaaaaaaaaccccaaacaacatTTATATCTCTGTATGTGCAGTCAGGGTGGTTGGTGGCACCATTTCTCCCTACCACTGTGGTTCATGTGTCATCAGTAGTTTGGAATGGGTTCTTTCAGCTCAAGCTTTAGACATTTGTGAGCTCTGTGTTTGGAAATCTGCTGTGGTTCACCTGGACCACAAGGTGAACAAGGAACAGGAAAAGTCCCAAGCTTGTGGTGTAGTTTCACAGCTTTATCACCCCAGTCCCCCCACctgagggctgctgcagggaagcacAAACTCTGCAGAGGAGCaaggcccagggctgcagcaccaaAGACGCTGGCAAGCTCTGGGATCAAGCGTGCACTTGCAGCTTTGgttgcagagcagagcaaagtgCTGGCTTCCTGCAGTGTTTATTCTTCCAGCAAAGGGAGGGCATCGGTGT encodes the following:
- the GGT7 gene encoding glutathione hydrolase 7 isoform X1, whose translation is MAVPVPAEAGAGAGRQRALAAASPVDYMSITSFPRLPEEEAGGAGEGGLRARKEEDAFLGEQDTDPDSFLKSARLQRLPSSSSEMGSQDVSPLRETSKDPFSGDCSCRQDGLTVIITACLTFATGVTVALIMQIYFGDPQIFHHGAVVTDAACCTALGIEVLNKQGSSVDAAIASALCAGIVNPHTSGIGGGGVMLVHDIRKNRSWVIDFREVAPLGIPLEGDLQKDTKPGLLVGVPGMIQGMQQAHQLHGRLPWSELLGLVASVAQDGFNVTHDLAKAISELKDLNYSDKFREIFLPDGRPLLPGMFVRRLDLAAVLELVGAEGSSAFYRGNLTQEIISEVHNYGGVLVEEDFSNYSVTVENPVHTVYRGHLVFSPPPPHAGPALITALNILEGFNITNQVSRGNILHWIAETLKIALSLASNLGDPSDDVSVTHIAEGMVSKSEANSLRQLINDSQSFSSDLRVPHFSVESGPAASQVLVMGPDDFIVAVVSSLNRPFGSGIITPSGVLLNSQMLDFSWQNKTMNHSIPRLQNLIQPRRRPLSFLLPTIVRPSEGMCGTYLCLGANNGDRALSSIVQVLVNVLTLNKNLSESLSLGRLHPQLESNTLQVDSEFPEEDVEFLVARGHQVDKVKVVSLVHGARRTNSFVIGLKDPRSVDAAGATIL
- the GGT7 gene encoding glutathione hydrolase 7 isoform X2, which codes for MAVPVPAEAGAGAGRQRALAAASPVDYMSITSFPRLPEEEAGGAGEGGLRARKEEDAFLGEQDTDPDSFLKSARLQRLPSSSSEMGSQDVSPLRETSKDPFSGDCSCRQDGLTVIITACLTFATGVTVALIMQIYFGDPQIFHHGAVVTDAACCTALGIEVLNKQGSSVDAAIASALCAGIVNPHTSGIGGGGVMLVHDIRKNRSWVIDFREVAPLGIPLEGDLQKDTKPGLLVGVPGMIQGMQQAHQLHGRLPWSELLGLVASVAQDGFNVTHDLAKAISELKDLNYSDKFREIFLPDGRPLLPGMFVRRLDLAAVLELVGAEGSSAFYRGNLTQEIISEVHNYGGVLVEEDFSNYSVTVENPVHTVYRGHLVFSPPPPHAGPALITALNILEGFNITNQVSRGNILHWIAETLKIALSLASNLGDPSDDVSVTHIAEGMVSKSEANSLRQLINDSQSFSSDLRVPHFSVESGPAASQVLVMGPDDFIVAVVSSLNRPFGSGIITPSGVLLNSQMLDFSWQNKTMNHSIPRLQNLIQPRRRPLSFLLPTIVRPSEGMCGTYLCLGANNGDRALSSIVQVLVNVLTLNKNLSESLSLGRLHPQLESNTLQVDICVP